In Deinococcus ficus, a single genomic region encodes these proteins:
- a CDS encoding N-acyl-D-amino-acid deacylase family protein translates to MSDAVWITGGTVIDGTGAPGRRADVLLEGGRIARIAAPGTPAPAGAEVVDAAGQVVAPGFIDVMSHSVASLLHDPRSLGKVTQGVTTEIMGEGWTPAPAVPGEPHGFPVHGLPGGDERWAARSRTWTRFGDWLAAQEEVGAAVNFGSFLGGATVRMAARGHAQGESTPEELGRMCQVTREAMEDGAFGLATALIYPPGSYAGTDELVAICREVAAYGGIYITHMRSEGEGLLGGLEEALDITARSGARLHLYHLKAAGRPAWPLIEPLIERVNAERAAGRDIHADMYLYTAGGTGLSAVTPPWASEDDALRTRLLDPAQRARIRQAMLEPDGTWEPLGSLAGPEGVFPVGLRHPDHQPYVGRSLAEIAALRGQDWIDAALDLIAAEPGRVGSLFHLMSEANIERQLREPWVMLGSDAAGYDPAARTDGSTGGHPRSFGNFTRLLAHYVRGRHLLTLEDAIHRMTGLPAQHLRLQGRGELREGACADVVIFDPAGVRDRATYADSEQLSEGVRDVWVNGARVLRGGEHTGARPGRRLYGPGRPV, encoded by the coding sequence GTGAGCGACGCCGTCTGGATCACGGGCGGCACCGTGATCGACGGTACCGGCGCGCCCGGCCGCCGGGCCGACGTGTTGCTCGAAGGCGGCCGCATCGCCCGGATCGCGGCGCCCGGCACGCCCGCTCCGGCCGGCGCCGAGGTGGTGGACGCCGCGGGGCAGGTGGTCGCCCCCGGCTTCATCGACGTGATGAGTCACTCGGTCGCCTCGCTGCTGCACGACCCCCGCAGCCTGGGCAAGGTCACGCAGGGCGTCACCACCGAAATCATGGGGGAAGGCTGGACCCCCGCGCCCGCCGTGCCCGGGGAACCGCACGGCTTTCCCGTGCACGGCCTGCCCGGCGGAGACGAACGCTGGGCAGCCCGCTCGCGGACCTGGACCCGCTTCGGGGACTGGCTCGCGGCGCAGGAGGAGGTGGGCGCCGCCGTGAACTTCGGCTCCTTCCTCGGCGGGGCTACCGTGCGGATGGCCGCCCGGGGCCACGCCCAGGGGGAGAGCACGCCCGAGGAACTCGGCCGGATGTGCCAGGTGACACGCGAGGCGATGGAAGACGGCGCCTTCGGCCTCGCCACCGCCCTGATCTACCCGCCCGGCAGTTACGCGGGCACCGACGAACTCGTCGCAATCTGCCGGGAGGTCGCGGCTTACGGCGGCATCTACATCACCCACATGCGCTCCGAAGGCGAGGGGCTGCTCGGCGGCCTCGAGGAGGCGCTGGACATCACCGCCCGCAGCGGAGCGCGCCTGCACCTCTACCACCTCAAGGCGGCCGGCCGGCCCGCCTGGCCGCTGATAGAGCCGCTGATCGAGCGCGTGAACGCCGAGCGCGCCGCGGGCCGCGACATTCACGCCGACATGTACCTCTACACCGCCGGGGGGACGGGCCTGTCGGCCGTCACGCCGCCCTGGGCGAGCGAGGACGACGCGCTGCGCACGCGGCTGCTCGATCCGGCGCAGCGCGCCCGCATTCGCCAGGCGATGCTCGAACCCGACGGCACCTGGGAGCCACTGGGCAGCCTGGCCGGCCCCGAGGGGGTCTTCCCGGTGGGCCTGCGGCACCCGGACCACCAGCCCTACGTGGGCCGATCGCTGGCGGAGATCGCTGCCCTGCGCGGCCAGGACTGGATCGACGCGGCCCTCGACCTGATCGCCGCGGAGCCCGGCCGGGTGGGCAGCCTCTTTCACCTGATGAGCGAAGCGAACATCGAACGGCAGCTGCGCGAACCCTGGGTCATGCTCGGGTCGGATGCCGCCGGCTACGACCCGGCCGCCCGGACGGACGGCAGCACCGGCGGGCATCCCCGCTCGTTCGGAAATTTCACCCGGCTGCTCGCCCATTACGTCCGCGGCCGACACCTCCTGACCCTGGAAGACGCCATACACCGCATGACCGGCCTGCCGGCGCAGCACCTGCGCCTCCAGGGGCGCGGTGAACTGCGTGAAGGGGCCTGCGCGGACGTGGTGATCTTCGACCCGGCCGGCGTGCGCGACCGGGCCACCTACGCCGACTCCGAGCAGCTGTCCGAAGGGGTGCGTGACGTCTGGGTGAATGGCGCCCGGGTCCTGCGCGGCGGCGAACACACCGGGGCCCGCCCCGGGCGCCGCCTGTACGGCCCTGGGAGACCCGTGTGA
- a CDS encoding transposase family protein, which translates to MLQVPRLAQRPRSFESLCGLNPSEFTLLAEQLEPLWIRAHRTSLLREGRQRRIGAGRQFKLDVPHRLLLTLIYLRHYLPMHLLGVLFEMDAANVCRNVHALLPILEQALPAPLRARTLDSRKVTPDDAPRRRLRTLEDVLEAFPEIADIIIDGTEQPRGQPKQKKGSSPGKKAVGRPKDQKKYFSVKKGTHTLKTQVAVTPDGLVVHLSAPAGGRTHDMKVLKQSRLLPRLPRGSRVWGDRGYTGLDKLCPDHEVIVPRMRPKGGTLSPEERELNHQMSKVRITVENVVCKLKKFHVCREFYRNDTRRHGLFWGCVAGLVNLRTMSRAPQFA; encoded by the coding sequence ATGCTTCAGGTGCCGCGCCTGGCCCAGCGTCCCCGGTCCTTCGAGTCGCTGTGTGGCCTGAACCCCAGCGAATTCACCCTCCTCGCTGAACAGCTCGAGCCCCTGTGGATTCGGGCGCACCGGACGTCCCTCCTGCGGGAGGGACGGCAACGCCGTATCGGGGCCGGCCGGCAGTTCAAACTCGATGTTCCCCACCGTCTGCTGCTGACGCTGATCTACTTGCGACACTATCTCCCGATGCATCTGTTGGGCGTGCTGTTCGAGATGGATGCCGCCAACGTCTGTCGGAACGTTCATGCGCTCCTGCCGATCCTGGAGCAGGCGCTGCCTGCTCCCCTCCGCGCCCGGACGCTGGACAGCCGCAAGGTCACGCCCGACGACGCCCCGCGTCGTCGGCTGCGCACGCTCGAAGACGTCCTCGAAGCCTTCCCGGAGATCGCCGACATCATCATCGACGGCACGGAGCAGCCCCGAGGACAACCCAAGCAGAAGAAAGGCAGCAGTCCCGGAAAGAAGGCCGTCGGGCGGCCCAAGGACCAGAAGAAGTATTTCAGCGTCAAGAAGGGCACCCATACGCTGAAAACGCAGGTGGCGGTGACCCCGGATGGACTCGTCGTGCACCTCAGTGCGCCCGCCGGCGGGCGCACCCATGACATGAAGGTCCTGAAACAATCGCGACTGTTGCCCCGACTCCCCCGGGGGAGTCGCGTGTGGGGCGACCGGGGGTACACGGGCCTGGACAAGCTGTGCCCCGACCACGAGGTGATCGTTCCCCGGATGCGCCCCAAAGGCGGCACGCTGAGTCCGGAGGAGCGGGAGCTCAACCATCAGATGTCCAAGGTGCGGATCACGGTGGAGAACGTCGTGTGTAAGCTGAAGAAGTTCCACGTTTGCCGGGAGTTCTACCGAAACGACACCCGGCGACACGGCCTGTTCTGGGGCTGTGTGGCCGGCCTGGTCAATCTCCGCACCATGAGCCGCGCACCACAGTTCGCCTGA
- a CDS encoding dipeptidase codes for MTRPVPDFAAPDPAAPLIVDAHLDLAWSSLANGRDLTRPVAEIRRAERRTRDNVMLTLPDLARGNIALVFGTLYAQPASLSFAQDLVSAHPGGYTTPAEARAQATAQLEQYRRWEDGGHLRLIRHLPDLDDHLRRWPQDAVPGVVLTIEGADPILAPDEFDWWWRQGVRSVGLAWTGTRYAGGTGDPRGLTLPGRELLAAMRERGALHDASHLAEEAFWEALDLTAPGALIASHSNARALLTSAGRADLPPDRHLSDDMIRAIGGRCGVIGLNLMNSFLDADWTLQGRAVPVRVRDQVARHWAYVSELVGWHSVGIGSDLDAGAGREESPEELDDAADWPRLAGAVPEEHREAVLGGNWLRVLRANLPRT; via the coding sequence GTGACGCGCCCAGTGCCTGATTTTGCCGCACCTGATCCCGCGGCGCCCCTCATCGTGGACGCCCACCTCGACCTCGCCTGGAGCAGCCTGGCCAACGGACGAGACCTCACGCGGCCGGTGGCGGAGATCCGCCGGGCGGAGAGGCGCACGCGGGACAACGTCATGCTGACACTCCCGGACCTGGCGCGCGGCAACATCGCGCTGGTGTTCGGCACGCTGTACGCCCAGCCGGCCAGCCTCTCGTTCGCGCAGGACCTCGTCTCGGCCCACCCGGGCGGGTACACCACGCCCGCCGAGGCGCGCGCCCAGGCGACCGCGCAACTGGAGCAGTACCGGCGCTGGGAAGACGGCGGTCACCTGCGCCTGATCCGGCACCTGCCGGACCTCGACGATCACCTGCGCCGCTGGCCGCAAGACGCGGTGCCCGGCGTGGTCCTGACCATCGAAGGCGCCGATCCCATCCTGGCACCGGACGAGTTCGACTGGTGGTGGCGCCAGGGCGTGCGCTCGGTGGGGCTCGCCTGGACCGGCACCCGCTACGCGGGCGGCACCGGCGACCCGCGCGGCCTCACGCTGCCGGGCCGCGAACTGCTCGCCGCCATGCGGGAACGCGGCGCGCTGCACGACGCGTCGCACCTTGCCGAGGAGGCCTTCTGGGAGGCGCTGGACCTCACGGCCCCCGGCGCCCTGATCGCCTCGCACAGCAACGCCCGGGCCCTGCTGACCTCCGCCGGACGCGCGGACCTGCCGCCCGACCGGCACCTCAGTGACGACATGATCCGCGCCATTGGCGGCCGCTGCGGCGTGATCGGGCTGAACCTCATGAACTCGTTTCTCGACGCCGACTGGACCCTGCAAGGCCGGGCCGTGCCGGTGCGCGTGCGGGACCAGGTCGCGCGGCACTGGGCGTACGTTTCGGAACTGGTCGGGTGGCACAGCGTCGGGATCGGCTCGGATCTCGACGCCGGCGCCGGACGCGAGGAGAGCCCCGAGGAACTCGACGACGCGGCCGACTGGCCGCGGCTGGCCGGCGCCGTGCCCGAAGAGCACCGTGAGGCGGTGCTGGGCGGCAACTGGCTGCGCGTGCTGCGCGCCAACCTGCCCCGCACGTAG
- a CDS encoding serine hydrolase domain-containing protein, with translation MTAPTTPATLTDLAERFEHEARRLLDELGIPGVTLGLLTPDGDHFVNLGVTSLENPLPVTSDTLFQIGSTTKTLTSLTLSVLEAQGKLKLDDPVRTHLPDFRLSDESVAAALTVRDLLTHQGGFQGDLFEDTGDGDDAVARVVDFMAGVEQMVPLRGHWSYNNAGFYVAGRVIEVLSGMTYDAAVTALVLRPLGMNATLFSANQIMTHRFAAGHNKIGGGMAVQRPWMMMRSAAPAGSTCSSTVQDMARYAHYIMSGTVSEPSGEPVAEETQPAPAALLAALDRSRLWANPVPTGLSLNGFPGSLGEMGQSWFVDRPAGTLILSHGGTTHGQQSDFWVAPDRGVAFIAMTNASNGHALHRQLSDWVKREVLGLGAPTLEDYPLPPEQMKALAGEYAVFGLPVRVTLVFDNDALTLILPTLTEEEPERVTLRPIGPDRAVIAGGDTDGFGVEFLPGEDGHVEFLRFGGRLYPRAPQSV, from the coding sequence ATGACTGCACCGACGACCCCCGCGACCCTTACCGACCTCGCCGAGCGGTTCGAGCACGAGGCCCGCCGTCTGCTCGACGAGCTCGGGATTCCCGGCGTGACCCTCGGGTTGCTGACCCCGGACGGCGACCACTTCGTGAACCTGGGCGTGACCAGCCTGGAAAACCCACTGCCGGTCACGTCCGACACGCTCTTCCAGATCGGCAGCACCACCAAGACCCTGACCTCCCTGACCCTCTCGGTGCTCGAGGCGCAGGGCAAACTGAAACTCGACGATCCGGTCCGCACGCACCTGCCGGACTTCCGGCTGAGCGACGAGTCCGTGGCGGCCGCGCTGACCGTGCGGGACCTGCTCACCCACCAGGGCGGCTTCCAGGGCGACCTGTTCGAGGACACCGGAGACGGCGACGACGCCGTGGCGCGCGTGGTCGATTTCATGGCGGGCGTGGAGCAGATGGTGCCGCTGCGCGGCCACTGGAGCTACAACAACGCCGGGTTCTACGTGGCCGGGCGGGTCATCGAGGTCCTCAGCGGCATGACGTATGACGCGGCGGTCACCGCACTCGTCCTCAGGCCGCTGGGCATGAACGCCACGCTGTTCTCCGCCAACCAGATCATGACCCACCGCTTCGCCGCCGGGCACAACAAGATCGGGGGCGGGATGGCCGTGCAGCGCCCCTGGATGATGATGCGCTCCGCGGCGCCGGCGGGCAGCACCTGCTCGTCGACCGTGCAGGACATGGCCCGCTACGCCCACTACATCATGTCCGGCACCGTTTCAGAGCCCTCCGGTGAGCCGGTGGCCGAAGAGACACAACCGGCCCCGGCCGCGCTGCTGGCCGCCCTGGACCGCAGTCGGCTCTGGGCGAACCCCGTGCCGACCGGCCTGTCCCTCAACGGCTTTCCCGGCTCTTTGGGCGAGATGGGCCAGAGCTGGTTCGTGGACCGGCCGGCCGGCACGCTGATCCTCAGTCACGGCGGCACCACCCACGGCCAGCAGTCGGACTTCTGGGTCGCCCCGGACCGGGGCGTGGCCTTCATCGCCATGACGAACGCGTCGAACGGGCACGCACTGCACCGCCAGCTCAGCGACTGGGTCAAGCGCGAGGTGCTGGGCCTCGGCGCCCCCACCCTCGAGGATTACCCCCTCCCGCCCGAGCAGATGAAGGCGCTGGCCGGCGAGTACGCGGTCTTCGGCCTGCCGGTCCGCGTGACCCTGGTCTTCGACAACGACGCCCTGACGCTGATCCTGCCCACCCTCACCGAGGAGGAACCCGAACGCGTCACGCTGCGCCCGATCGGCCCGGACCGGGCGGTGATCGCCGGGGGCGACACCGACGGCTTCGGCGTGGAATTCCTGCCCGGCGAGGACGGTCACGTGGAGTTCCTGCGGTTCGGCGGACGCCTCTACCCGCGCGCGCCGCAAAGCGTGTAG
- a CDS encoding ABC transporter substrate-binding protein, with the protein MMRSLLSLSVALMGSLAAATPRDTLVYQVAAAVASVEPAQAVATYDVLPVQQIYEGLYLNNFGTYTPLLATGMTQSKDGKVSTFTLRKNVKFHDGTAMTCADVEYSLRRTFVVGTETSLAAQLRSTVLGIPGFTADVRKTYTFAKLAAAVRCNAAGQLVLTLDRNLPSLLDALSQVYVVPRKALVAGGDWSGTARDFAAFLGKDVANSVLAQKPVGTGAYQFVARDPNRFILKAFPGYWGGAPALKNVILQKVDSDTARVLALQKGDADIVIVPDRDTLAKLKGVAGVTVYESLPSRDLSTVVLFNQNVKNSALLPAGQLAENNMPVNLFSDIHVRRGFAALFDAQTFTRDALQGFGVTKNTTLPPNNWADDKTLRPPAYSLKTAEAEFRQAWGGKLWSTGFTIPIDFFAGSGLSEVVSGIFKQNIERLNPKFHVQVNTVELSAANAALLGGKLPVAALTWGGADPDTVLRGLYSAQGILAPATGIRDAKLETLLDQANNAVGQSARKPLYRTLLTYLNQQMYGFPLPQPLTWAATASTLKGYQNFHRTNLLRTLSK; encoded by the coding sequence ATGATGCGTTCCCTGCTGTCCCTGTCCGTTGCCCTGATGGGCTCCCTGGCCGCCGCCACGCCGCGCGACACCCTGGTCTACCAGGTCGCGGCGGCCGTGGCGAGCGTCGAACCCGCGCAGGCCGTCGCCACGTACGACGTGCTGCCCGTTCAGCAGATCTACGAGGGGCTGTACCTGAACAACTTCGGCACGTACACCCCGCTGCTCGCCACCGGCATGACCCAGAGCAAGGACGGCAAGGTCAGCACCTTCACCCTGCGCAAGAACGTGAAATTCCACGACGGCACGGCCATGACCTGCGCCGACGTCGAGTACTCGCTGCGCCGCACCTTCGTCGTCGGCACCGAGACCTCCCTGGCCGCCCAGCTGCGCAGCACCGTCCTCGGCATTCCCGGCTTCACCGCCGACGTCAGGAAGACCTACACCTTCGCCAAACTGGCCGCCGCCGTGCGGTGCAACGCCGCCGGGCAGCTGGTCCTGACCCTGGACCGCAACCTCCCGAGCCTGCTCGACGCCCTGTCCCAGGTGTACGTCGTGCCCCGCAAGGCGCTGGTCGCCGGCGGCGACTGGAGCGGCACCGCCCGGGACTTCGCGGCGTTCCTCGGCAAGGACGTCGCGAACTCCGTGCTGGCCCAGAAACCCGTAGGGACCGGCGCGTACCAGTTCGTGGCGCGCGACCCGAACCGCTTCATCCTGAAGGCCTTCCCGGGCTACTGGGGCGGCGCACCGGCCCTCAAGAACGTCATCCTGCAGAAGGTCGACAGCGACACCGCCCGCGTGCTCGCCCTCCAGAAAGGCGACGCCGACATCGTCATCGTGCCGGACCGCGACACGCTCGCCAAACTCAAGGGCGTGGCTGGCGTCACCGTGTATGAGTCGCTGCCCAGCCGCGACCTGTCCACCGTGGTGCTGTTCAACCAGAACGTCAAGAACTCCGCGCTGCTGCCCGCCGGGCAGCTCGCCGAGAACAACATGCCCGTCAACCTGTTCAGCGACATTCACGTCCGCCGCGGCTTCGCGGCGCTGTTCGACGCGCAGACCTTCACCCGCGACGCCCTGCAGGGCTTCGGGGTGACGAAGAACACCACCCTCCCGCCCAACAACTGGGCCGACGACAAGACCCTGCGGCCCCCCGCGTACAGCCTCAAGACCGCCGAAGCCGAATTCCGTCAGGCCTGGGGCGGCAAACTCTGGAGCACCGGCTTTACCATTCCCATCGACTTCTTCGCCGGCAGCGGCCTGTCCGAGGTCGTGTCCGGCATCTTCAAGCAGAACATCGAGCGGCTCAACCCCAAATTCCACGTGCAGGTGAACACCGTGGAACTCAGCGCCGCCAATGCCGCCCTGCTCGGCGGGAAGCTGCCCGTCGCGGCCCTCACCTGGGGCGGCGCGGACCCCGACACCGTGCTGCGCGGCCTGTACAGCGCCCAGGGCATCCTGGCGCCCGCCACGGGCATCCGGGACGCGAAACTCGAAACGCTGCTCGACCAGGCGAACAACGCGGTCGGCCAGAGCGCCCGCAAGCCGCTGTACCGCACCCTGCTGACCTACCTCAACCAGCAGATGTACGGCTTCCCGCTGCCGCAGCCGCTGACCTGGGCGGCCACCGCCTCGACCCTCAAGGGCTACCAGAACTTCCACCGCACCAACCTCCTGCGCACCCTGTCGAAGTAA
- a CDS encoding homocysteine S-methyltransferase family protein, which yields MRRPLPQLTRIALTDGGLETDLLFNRGFDLPHFASVVLLGTAEGRAALEAYYRPYLELARNVGCGFILESATWRASPDWASPLALRPAELDRLNLAAVELLKELRSGCAIDPSEVVVSGCIGPRGDGYDPGRVMGVTEARDYHGQQARVLASADVDMLSALTMTNINEATGIALAAAEVDLPVAISFTVETDGRLPTGESLGEAVTAVDEATGASPAYFMINCAHPDHFVSLLEDGAAWTQRLRGVRANASRCSHQELDAMTELDAGDPDDLAQLYRTLLERHPQLTVLGGCCGTDLRHLTAIAEACMRPPISS from the coding sequence GTGAGACGACCGCTCCCTCAGCTCACGCGCATCGCTTTGACCGACGGCGGCCTGGAAACCGATCTTCTCTTCAACCGCGGCTTCGACCTTCCCCACTTTGCCTCGGTCGTCCTCCTCGGCACGGCAGAGGGAAGGGCGGCCCTTGAGGCGTACTACCGCCCTTACCTGGAACTGGCGCGCAACGTCGGGTGTGGCTTCATTCTCGAGAGTGCCACGTGGCGGGCCAGCCCCGACTGGGCCTCGCCGCTCGCGCTCCGTCCGGCCGAACTCGACCGGCTCAATCTCGCCGCCGTCGAGCTGCTCAAGGAGCTGAGGTCCGGGTGCGCCATCGACCCGTCTGAGGTCGTGGTCAGTGGTTGCATCGGGCCCCGGGGCGACGGCTATGACCCCGGCCGGGTGATGGGCGTCACTGAAGCCCGTGACTACCACGGGCAGCAGGCGCGGGTGCTGGCCTCAGCGGATGTCGATATGCTTTCGGCCCTCACCATGACCAACATCAACGAAGCGACCGGTATCGCCCTGGCCGCTGCGGAAGTCGATCTGCCGGTCGCCATCTCGTTCACCGTCGAGACGGACGGACGGCTGCCCACCGGGGAATCTCTCGGGGAAGCGGTGACCGCCGTGGATGAGGCCACCGGAGCGTCCCCAGCCTACTTCATGATCAACTGCGCCCACCCCGACCACTTTGTCTCCCTTCTGGAGGACGGCGCAGCCTGGACCCAGCGGCTTCGTGGTGTGCGCGCCAATGCCTCGAGGTGCAGCCACCAGGAACTGGATGCCATGACGGAACTGGACGCTGGCGACCCTGATGACCTGGCGCAGCTTTACCGCACGCTTCTCGAGCGGCACCCGCAACTCACGGTGCTTGGCGGATGCTGCGGAACGGACCTGCGCCATCTCACGGCGATTGCAGAAGCGTGCATGAGGCCGCCAATCTCGTCGTGA
- a CDS encoding serine hydrolase domain-containing protein yields MTAPTTPATPTDLAERFEHEARRLLEEFDVPGVSLGLLTPDGDHVVTLGVTSLENPLPVTADTIFQIGSTTKTLTSLTLSVLEAQGKLSRDDLIRTHLPDFRLKDESVAAELTILDTLTHQGGFQGDLFEDTGDGDDALAKVLDLLADAPQVVPLRGHWSYNNAGFYIAGRVIEVVTGMTWEAAVTELVLKPLGMTKTLFFPNEIMTHRFAAGHNKIGEEFVVQRPWQMVRSAGPAGSTCSSTVNDMARYAHYIMSGTVPSPQEDTGAGAEDASGDTTEAGTEAGAATLTTLDRTRLWAPVRSIGIALNGFPGDQGQIGQSWFIDQYDDATILSHGGTTVGHQSDFWLSPDRKVAFIALTNGSNGHAYNRRLSEWVKREVLGLTAPDTADHQPSEAELQELAGTYLVVGQPLKMEAEVRGGVLTLLIPDTAAGGTKDAALRFIAPDRAIISGGDMDGYAIDFLRDDTGQVEFLKVVVRLYPRQRDEAPATAQPLPALEEA; encoded by the coding sequence ATGACTGCACCGACGACCCCCGCGACCCCCACCGACCTCGCCGAACGGTTCGAACACGAAGCCCGGCGCCTGCTCGAGGAATTTGACGTGCCTGGCGTGTCCCTCGGGCTGCTGACCCCGGACGGCGACCATGTCGTGACGCTGGGCGTGACCAGCCTGGAAAACCCGCTGCCGGTCACCGCCGACACCATCTTCCAGATCGGCAGCACCACGAAGACCCTGACCTCCCTGACCCTCTCGGTGCTTGAAGCGCAGGGCAAACTCAGCCGCGACGACCTGATCCGCACGCACCTGCCGGACTTCCGGCTCAAGGACGAGTCCGTGGCGGCCGAGCTGACCATCCTCGACACCCTGACCCACCAGGGCGGCTTCCAGGGCGACCTGTTCGAGGACACCGGCGACGGCGACGACGCCCTCGCCAAGGTGCTCGACCTGCTCGCCGACGCGCCGCAGGTGGTGCCCCTGCGCGGGCACTGGAGTTACAACAACGCCGGCTTCTACATTGCCGGGAGGGTCATCGAGGTGGTGACCGGCATGACCTGGGAAGCGGCGGTGACCGAACTCGTGCTCAAACCGCTCGGCATGACCAAGACCCTGTTCTTCCCGAACGAGATCATGACCCACCGCTTCGCCGCCGGGCACAACAAGATCGGGGAGGAGTTCGTCGTGCAGCGGCCCTGGCAGATGGTCCGGTCGGCCGGCCCGGCCGGCAGCACCTGCTCCTCGACCGTGAACGACATGGCCCGGTACGCCCACTACATCATGTCCGGCACGGTGCCCAGCCCCCAGGAGGACACGGGCGCCGGCGCGGAGGACGCCTCCGGGGACACCACTGAGGCCGGTACGGAGGCCGGCGCCGCGACCCTCACCACACTCGACCGGACCCGGCTGTGGGCGCCGGTGCGGTCCATCGGCATCGCCCTCAACGGCTTTCCCGGCGACCAGGGGCAGATCGGGCAGAGCTGGTTCATCGACCAGTACGACGACGCGACGATCCTCAGTCACGGCGGCACCACCGTCGGCCACCAGTCGGATTTCTGGCTGTCCCCGGACCGCAAGGTGGCCTTCATCGCCCTGACGAACGGCAGCAACGGCCACGCCTACAACCGCCGGCTCAGCGAATGGGTCAAACGCGAGGTGCTGGGCCTCACGGCTCCTGACACCGCGGACCACCAGCCCAGCGAGGCCGAACTGCAGGAGCTCGCCGGCACGTACCTGGTCGTCGGGCAGCCGCTCAAGATGGAAGCGGAAGTGCGTGGCGGCGTGCTGACCCTCCTGATTCCCGACACGGCGGCGGGCGGCACCAAGGACGCCGCCCTGCGCTTTATCGCTCCGGACCGCGCGATCATCAGTGGCGGCGACATGGACGGGTACGCCATCGACTTCCTGCGAGACGACACAGGCCAGGTCGAGTTCCTGAAAGTCGTCGTGCGCCTCTACCCCCGCCAGCGCGACGAGGCGCCGGCGACCGCGCAGCCCCTGCCAGCCCTGGAAGAGGCGTGA
- a CDS encoding MurR/RpiR family transcriptional regulator produces MTTVPPTSVAPPSTVVEQLRAALDTLGKRDQLIARFVIDHAEELPFLSAGEIAERLGVSGPAITRFSQRVGFEGYPHLQRLVRQDLRATLGVKQPGRQDAVAASYWASERANLEVLQGIGERQLLPFAAALTQARQVWIIGARSSYGVALIAESLLSPFRPRVRAHSADTLSGQPEQLLEVNAEDVALVYTLRRYSRATTRVTTALNSQGATVLLITDQGASPLGKIAHQSLRVPTQGSEVVASLAPFISVTALLATLVARELGGGHLQQAETLKADFSVYEY; encoded by the coding sequence ATGACGACGGTTCCTCCCACATCGGTCGCCCCGCCCAGCACGGTGGTCGAGCAACTGCGCGCCGCTCTGGACACCCTGGGGAAGCGCGATCAGCTGATCGCCCGCTTCGTGATCGACCACGCCGAGGAACTGCCGTTCCTCAGTGCCGGCGAGATCGCTGAACGACTCGGTGTGAGCGGCCCGGCCATCACGCGCTTCAGCCAGCGGGTCGGATTCGAAGGGTACCCGCACCTGCAGCGCTTGGTGCGCCAGGACCTGCGCGCCACCCTGGGCGTCAAACAACCCGGGCGGCAGGACGCCGTGGCCGCCAGCTACTGGGCCAGCGAGCGGGCCAACCTCGAGGTGCTGCAGGGCATCGGGGAGCGCCAGCTGCTGCCGTTCGCCGCGGCGCTCACCCAGGCCCGGCAGGTCTGGATCATCGGCGCCCGGTCGTCCTACGGCGTGGCGCTGATCGCCGAGTCGCTGCTCTCACCCTTCCGGCCCCGCGTCCGGGCGCACTCGGCCGACACCCTCAGCGGCCAGCCGGAGCAACTCCTGGAAGTGAACGCCGAGGACGTCGCCCTGGTGTACACGCTGAGGCGCTACAGCCGCGCCACCACGCGCGTCACGACCGCCCTGAACAGCCAGGGGGCCACGGTGCTGCTCATCACCGACCAGGGCGCCTCCCCGCTCGGGAAGATCGCCCACCAGAGCCTCCGCGTGCCCACCCAGGGCTCCGAGGTGGTCGCCTCGCTCGCCCCCTTCATCAGCGTGACCGCCCTGCTCGCCACCCTCGTCGCCCGGGAACTCGGCGGCGGGCACCTGCAGCAGGCCGAGACCCTCAAGGCCGACTTCTCCGTCTACGAGTACTAG